The region gtttgattatgagcttatatgttcaggctagggtgagacttccgtctcgtgggcaggttcGAATCCCGGCACCTATAGATGATAGGTATGTGGCTAAGTATTGTAGAGCTAAGACTACTGctggcagtgcagcctcaggaagtactcgggctgctgatggtcctagtgcttcttctCCCGGTGTTGATCCGTACCTGCGGGCTGTTTGTGACTtcagttttgagtggatggcagcatcccaacgagctatgattgatatgcacaacagtatgcagaggttggagctgcaaggtaatgacccctccggtgctcgagcattgttagcgcgtgagcagtttatgcttaacgctaattggcctgtggacaggccagtctatggtgagggggtggacgctgaagctgagaatgatgatgatgatgttgatgatgaggctaccggttctgaggccggtagcgaggaggagtcctgagccctttgtgggttaagtttttgtttttgtactttttcagtttttatgtcatttttatttgtatttttgaattttgtattttgaccatgggttgtactattggggtgttttgtcccccacgaacaaatttttatttttcaattaatgttatttaattatgtttttaattttgtgtgtttaataaatttttggttgaatgagtggcaaacccttctagattggttgctcctcaagaagtacccaatgaaggtgcatccgagcttggatggcaatgataagaataacaagtgaatgaagctaaggtacatggttaccgtcggctagaattttagaatgcattaggaactttactctttttggtaaattgaatattgtctttgtgcaacataattgaatgaatgtttcatctagaacttaaaaccacaaattgtgaggaaacctccattgttcacttaaatgctggattctaataagctttgttgattcatgtgattcattatttgtcttttattattgtgaaattgtggaagcaattagaaatgatcaaggcacttgttttcttttgagcacaactacatccataaacaacttacctgtgagcagagagagtatttgttaacccctttgagcctaaacagttgaatctcagcttgaaataaagcgagatctcaaaaatcttttttttacaacccggaatatcttgattattgttcttttgccgtaaaaagttaagagcattcacttagggtgtggaagaaataagttggggagaacgaaaaagaattggtaagtaccacaactcttgaaaaagaaaagaaaaaccgagcaagcatagaaaaatatatgtatagaaaatatagaaaagaaacatctgtttgtatatatgatgtgaaagaaaagaacaaaaataaaagaatgaaAAAATGCTTGCTcggaagaaaaatagtgaaaaataaaaagtgagttgtggaatatgtgttgtgaaggttacaaataagaaacaaatgaaacaagtcgagtagtgtgaataatactgtgaatgtctcttttgcatcgacactttcgtttcaatggccttagaaatgacccttgtttgttaacctaaccaagcttcaaccgaaaagcccttagtgatctttttgcttccacagtagcatttttaattgattagacattgtatgaatctgtttgatttcttcattatttgttagagagtgagattagtcccgcggttgcaaacgcgcaaaatcttcattccttattcgaagaggagagataggatgattcattcagaatagtattgttgtagatagataaatattttgcattgctatttaagtttaagttcctaggtattattttattcgaaccgttgggaacttgtatatgcgaatttcgcttgtgtttgagccgtttatccaacttcggagaaaccgtttcttaaagcaaatcctcttgtccttcaagaggcatactttgcttgaggacaagcaagaatctagttggggagagttgttagatgcccaaaagtgcttatttgagctatcatatgtgagcatctttcactctttttccttgctaaaattgtcaaaatcacatttgttttacatggaatgcgttacattgataaacaagcttggtgcctttgatgtgtgtgttattgtgcaggaaaggcatgaattaattgataataaagacacaagagaattggcaaaggaaccaaagaaaaggagcatttcatctgcctgctcgctaggcgaggctgtggcgaagaatgggttcgctaggcgagctcctggcgaacagctccagtaaattagcaaattaattcgctaggcgagctctAGGCGAAGttgcagcgaattcattctgttttggtgaaaagtgcagccaacactcactcgctaggcgaggctctagcgagtccccagcgagcattccagtagcaaaacttctcaacctcgctggggcgagcttgaagcgtttccttcgctaggcgaaggtatgttcgctgggcgaacatgacagttcaccaacgccctgttttctctgggcgcaggggccttttgtgctcatatttgtccttcgctaggcgagccatcctgctcgcctagcgaacatgacagttctgcacttgtctataagtagcaggtgccacttttgggcaccatacctcatttttaccaacttttccattttttgtactttcttctagatattttacagcattgttttgtgggagttttgatgccctaatttcatttctcttcatctagcaaccatcttccacaaaaagaaggtggattcccatccaacctcgattattcgacttggatgttgatcaaccctctttccttacttgccgaccaagctaccatgaaaatgagtagctaagtcttccatttgtcaaggttagatgtaggtgattgctagctttgtgtgtaaatgtaaggatcctcatatgtaaactctttaacggtaaatatatgatgaaaactttgtttctatttaaaactctttgtgttggtatttgatcgagagatgtttaccgattcttgacctaggttttcatccaaacttgtttgttagctagagatagtaacgaatgattttgttcaccataaggttgaaccaaaaagttgtcattttgatagattgtgttcgagagaaacaatggatcaaaatggcaaaactcacaatgggtgttcgagagaaacgcattgagaggaccttgtgaaatgatttatcatctaaaggagtttataagattgttgaccgagcaaatacatgcaaagcaaatgtaatcattgaaacctaactttgacaatatttctcatatttaatcaaaacataacttttaccgcaattaattactttgtatgcaagataacttgattaaaaccaaaaccctagtgttacattaagttaagattaattcaaccattgaacggcagtgatatcttacaatctctgtggatacgataacaaaaatCCGACACGAAATATTATTTCAACAGTCTACCACTCTATCGGTAGCTCTGCCTGCAATAGTGTCGTCTCTGCCTCTATATTTCACTACAAAAGAAGgaaaaaatttaaataaaattgCAACTATCGAAAATTACAGAAGTAAAAAAACAAATTTTGTATACATACCGGAAATTTCAAAAATTCTGGTAAAAACCCAAAAATGTTTATAACTATCGAAAATTATGAAATTCCCGACATACCAAATGGGATTTTGTATcgaaaattttgaaatttctgATAAAATTGAAAGCCTTAATACCGAAAATTTTAGAATTTCCGATACAAAATCCccaaattttttatttttacgGTATAAAAACATACTGTTTTCGAAATTTCCGGTAGTTGTTTCGAAAATTCCGATATCGCCCCAGAATTTTTAAGAATCGGTTTAAATTCTGTAAATTTGAAAAATGAGTGAAATGATTTTGCAAGGATAATGTTGTCTTTTCATACGCATTAGGGGGTGCCAAGTTTAAATGGATGGTGACATGGAGAAATCTTCTTCTTGCCTTTTCATCACATTTTATTGGTTTAAATAGTCTTCTGGTCCCCGTAAGTTAGCGAGTTTTTGATTTTGCTCCccataattttattttattttggtcTGAGTCTTTATATCTCACTTTTGTGTTAGTTTTAGTCCCTAAAAGCAAAATTCGCAGGAAAACTACAAATTTTAACTTTAGGGACTAAAACCAACCCAAAAAATGAGATATATGAATTCAGACAAAAAAAAATTACAGAGACCAAAATCAAAAACTCACTAACTTACGGAACCAAAAATACATTTAAACTTGCAAGAAATCTCTTCATTGACAACAACCTTCACTTTTGACAACAACCTTCACTTTTGAGCAATAATTCAAAATTGTTTTGGAATCCTTCATCTTTATAGCTTCAAAATCTCCCCTTAGTGATTGAAGTCTTATCTTCTTCACTTTGTTAATTCTCCAAAGCACCCTTTGAATTAATAGCACTAAAACATTGAATTATTCAAACGTTAATCAATGAGGGAAAGAGCTTGCTGATCCTTCTTTCTTGTCTTTTCTAAAACCTCTTTCTCAATTTGGGACAACCTCTCCTCATCTTCATCTTGTAACTTGTTAAAAACTTGTCCATTTGACACTTCAAAAATGCAATATTTCCATaattgaaaataatgcaaaaagaAAGAATAGGATAAAAATGAAGATGAAAAAAATATACTAATCAACTTAAAAACTACACCAGTTTGATCCTATATTTATATAGGTAAAGTCATTACTAAAATCCATAAAAATAACCACATATTTGAACTAACAATAAACTATAACTAATCACATAATAAACAGAATTAGTTAAAGATGTTAACATGACACATCATAACATTTCTCCTGAATCTCCTATATACCTTGAGAACCAAGCAAAACATTCATTGTCAAAGTGACTTGTAATAAAAAAAGAAGAAAGTAAGTTCCGAACAACGGTTATAATTCAATAGATTAAATATTTACACACTAGTTCACTTTGGTATATTGGTTATAGGGCCTTTAAACCAATGCCTACCACTGAATAACCAATAAGCAAGTACAATAATGAGCAAACATCCAACAGCAACAGGTGTGTAGTTAAGTGTTTCAATGGTTATTGGATATGAAACAGGTAATGAGAATAGTATAGAGATTGTTGCCACCCAAATAACTGAAATCCAACCAACAACGATTCCGTATCGACCCAAGTTGAAAGGCCCTGCAACAAACCGCTTCTGCGCCAAGGTCACTCTGAGGAAGATAGGTACTGCATATGCAATGTAGAGGCCAATCACTGCTATGGACACCATGGCCTCAAATGCCACTATACTTCCAAGAGACTGCATGTAATAATAGAGTTTGAATTGAGTTATATGAACTATCGCTAGTATAAATTGGTTTGAGCTAAAATTAATTGAACAAATCATAATTAGTTTTTTTTGCTGTTACCAAATAACGTAAGAATCATAGTTTTACATTTTGCAGCATATCAGAGATCACTTAAATTTGGAGCATACTAAAAATGAAATCTGGTAACAAATACATACCGGTAGTGCCATGCACAAAGATATTAAAACGGAAAGCCAAACTGCATTTATAGGGACCTCCTGCTTGTTAACTTTATGCCACAAAGACGACAATGGCATGGCCCCGTCTCTTGAGAAAGCATAAGCCATTCTGTACAAATTGTAACCATAATAATAAGTAACTACACAAATTTAATCCCTCTTCTCTTATGGAAAACTCACTAAGATCTGGCCTTTTTACCTTGAATTGGCTGTAACTGAACTCATACCACAGAAAAATATAGCAACAGCAACAACTCCCAAGCAAATAATGCCACCAACTCCGTGGCCGAATCTTCTCTTAAAAGCAAGATAAAATATTTCAGCAATGGCATATCCACCAGCCTCGTTATTTTCATCCAAAAGGTATGGAATATTAGTAACGGCAAAGGTAATTCCTAGTATGTAACCCCATCCAGCAATAACAGATATCCCAACAGCACTGATAATTCCTTTTGGCCCGTTTATATCAGCATCCTTTGTTTCCTCTGTCTGAAAATACAGAGGAAATTTTAGTCTAAATCATTTAGTAAAACTTCAATCCTTCAAAAGGACATTTCTAAATGTTTTTCAAGACAACAAAGTCTAAGGAAAAATCGATATTATACCATATGAGCTGATGCATCATATCCTGTTAGCGTGTACTGACTCATTAGAAGTCCCAAGAGAAATATATAGGGTTTACTATTGATTCCTGCCCCGTTGTCGCTATTGAAATTAGTGAAAACAAATTTGGCACTAGCTCGTTCCGGTGCAACAGATGGAATGACAATCATAAGCACAAAAACACCTATAAATGTGTCCATAGGGTTAGAGTACTGAATTTACATTAGAAAGCTTAAAAAGGAAGTTTCTTCTTTGTACCTAAAACATTCCAGAAAGCAGCCAACTGCCCTAAGAACGATAACCATGAGATTGGAAGGCTGTTTATTATACCATGTAGGACCAAAATTCCAAAATGGAAAGCAATAGTTACATATTTAGATCCTTCGTAACCACCACCATTTTTGCCACCAGTACTAAGAAGAACGATAACCTGAATAAGCTGTGCAAGTGAAAAATCTACACTTGTCGTCACTGCCCACTGCAAATGAAaagaaattaaaagttaagagaGTGAATTGAGTTATCAGAAACCTTCATCCCACACTAGTTTGACCTTGCAGTGAAAACTGAAGGATGCTGATACTCTAGAATATTTATCTGCATAAGAATACCTGACCAACAATATTGAACCTGCAAGAAAATAGGAGAAACCATTCAACACAAATCAGAAAAGTTTCTGCAGGAAATCAAATCTAGCAGTGTATCTTGTTATTAGTCTTGACACCTAATTAACCTATAAAGCTTCATTTTTATAGTCATTAAGGAAGCTACAAAATTAAATATGTGTAGCTCAATAGTACATATGAATaatctttttttttctttcaactatAAGTAATAAAATTCAAGGCAAAACTACACTATACATCATTTAACAGAAGTTAAAGTTTCAAACATATTCTTTAGCTTTATTTTGTCCCAAATTAGTCTTTTATCTTTAAAATTATTGAGACTATTGAACTTTCTTCCATTCTTAGTGCACGTCTAGTATAAATTTGTATACATGATCATTGAATGATATATTAAAAAGAATGGTTCAGTACTTGGCATTACAATTAGACCCTCGCTGTCAACAAAGAAGCCACAATTTTAGATGAAAACTATAAAATTCATGTTAATTTTAATGGATTAGATATCATAAGTTCATAACAGTCATTAAGATGTAGTTTAGAAGTGTTAATTTGGGTGATTAAAGATGTAAATTACATTTTTGAAT is a window of Lathyrus oleraceus cultivar Zhongwan6 chromosome 6, CAAS_Psat_ZW6_1.0, whole genome shotgun sequence DNA encoding:
- the LOC127098413 gene encoding amino-acid permease BAT1 homolog; protein product: MNSFDSGHARLNELGYKQELKRDLSVLSNFAFSFSIISVLTGVTTLYNTGLNYGGPVSLVYGWLIASAFTMLVALSMAEICSSYPTSGGLYYWSAKLAGPNWAPFASWLTGWFNIVGQWAVTTSVDFSLAQLIQVIVLLSTGGKNGGGYEGSKYVTIAFHFGILVLHGIINSLPISWLSFLGQLAAFWNVLGVFVLMIVIPSVAPERASAKFVFTNFNSDNGAGINSKPYIFLLGLLMSQYTLTGYDASAHMTEETKDADINGPKGIISAVGISVIAGWGYILGITFAVTNIPYLLDENNEAGGYAIAEIFYLAFKRRFGHGVGGIICLGVVAVAIFFCGMSSVTANSRMAYAFSRDGAMPLSSLWHKVNKQEVPINAVWLSVLISLCMALPSLGSIVAFEAMVSIAVIGLYIAYAVPIFLRVTLAQKRFVAGPFNLGRYGIVVGWISVIWVATISILFSLPVSYPITIETLNYTPVAVGCLLIIVLAYWLFSGRHWFKGPITNIPK